In the genome of Neoarius graeffei isolate fNeoGra1 chromosome 27, fNeoGra1.pri, whole genome shotgun sequence, one region contains:
- the cdh15 gene encoding cadherin-15: MADKLLVGVCVLVASLGQVMSSPQSRRNNLNPDVLYPWRMKTTGLGRVKRDWIIPPIRVSENSKQVPEYLVQIKSDKVFTGEVIYKLEGPGVDQEPKDLFEIDDKTGWIKSKKPLDRETHKSFTLKAFALSPSGERLENPTTIEIYVLDQNDNRPTFIKDEFIGSVPEFSIPGTSVLTVSATDADDPNTDNSVLSYSITAQESFPPFSINKTMFGINNTTGVIYTRDVGLDRDVVQSFRLTLQVADMSGMGLTSTGRVIIHIIDINNHAPQFNPNMYTMFTMENKVGEDIGRVNATDKDEKNGNNWRITYSIIKGDSSGNFAIRTDHVTNQGIISVLKPLDFESRVEYQLTLRAENEVPLSIKAPYERTSTATITIRVLNENEAPRFYANPIEVSAPESTEPGTVLISNVAYDAENSKLRFEITQDPEKWLSINRETGEISARKTFNIRSPHVKNNKYKAVVKVADMDAGGTSIMASLEITLWETNDFPPVLVPVSGIVCSNRERHRLGLLISAVDDDLAPHADPFTFDLTDGDLASNWTIIQLNETHAMLQPVIDIDQGEFSIPITVSDSGSPSLSSSALVNVTVCPCDRAGQCMSATAAAIFGAKVGINFIALIIITTSIALLSLLLFLAVAVRSCTRPGNKKGGGLLIAESDDDVRDNVFNYDEQGGGEEDEDAFNIDLLRTPNDMGFPPESFSQLGSGLPKWKQPLRKDAPYNLPSPAYPRKPRGEPTDIEDFISDCLDVADNDPNVPPFDTALIYDYEGDGSLSGSLSSLASSGSDEDQDYDYLNDWGPRFKKLANMYDPR, encoded by the exons GTTATGAGTAGCCCCCAGTCGAGGAGAAATAACCTGAACCCAGATGTGCTGTATCCCTGGAGAATGAAGACTACAGGTCTGGGCCGGGTAAAGAGAGACTGGATCATTCCACCCATCCGTGTTTCTGAGAACAGCAAGCAGGTCCCTGAATATCTGGTCCAG ATCAAATCAGACAAGGTTTTCACTGGAGAGGTGATCTACAAGCTGGAGGGCCCTGGGGTCGACCAGGAGCCTAAGGACCTCTTCGAAATAGATGATAAAACAGGATGGATTAAGAGCAAGAAGCCCCTGGACAGAGAGACTCATAAGAGCTTCACG CTTAAAGCCTTTGCCCTGTCGCCCAGTGGAGAGCGGCTGGAGAACCCCACCACCATCGAGATCTATGTACTGGACCAGAATGACAACAGACCCACTTTTATCAAAGACGAGTTCATTGGCTCTGTGCCAGAATTCTCCATTCCAG GTACTTCAGTGCTGACTGTATCAGCAACAGATGCTGACGACCCCAACACAGACAACTCAGTGCTGAGCTACTCCATAACAGCTCAGGAGAGCTTTCCACCTTTCAGCATCAACAAGACCATGTTTGGCATCAATAATACAACAGGAGTGATCTACACCCGAGATGTGGGGCTGGACCGAGAT GTGGTGCAGTCGTTCCGGCTGACCTTACAGGTGGCCGACATGTCTGGAATGGGCCTGACCAGCACAGGACGAGTCATCATCCACATCATAGACATCAATAACCATGCTCCGCAGTTCAACCCTAACATG TACACAATGTTTACCATGGAGAATAAAGTGGGAGAGGATATAGGTAGAGTGAATGCTACAGATAAAGACGAGAAGAATGGCAACAACTGGAGGATTACTTATTCCATTATTAAAGGAGATTCTTCTGGCAATTTTGCCATCCGGACAGACCATGTCACCAACCAGGGAATTATCTCTGTATTGAAG CCCCTGGACTTCGAGTCACGGGTTGAGTACCAGCTTACTCTGAGAGCAGAGAACGAAGTGCCTCTAAGTATTAAAGCTCCATATGAACGGACCAGCACTGCTACCATCACCATCAGAGTTCTAAATGAAAATGAAGCTCCACGTTTTTATGCAAACCCCATTGAGGTGTCTGCCCCAGAGTCCACTGAACCAGGAACTGTCCTCATCTCCAATGTTGCTTATGATGCTGAGAATTCAAAGCTCAG ATTTGAAATTACTCAAGATCCTGAGAAATGGCTCTCGATCAACCGTGAAACTGGAGAGATTTCAGCCAGGAAGACCTTCAACATCCGCTCCCCACATGTCAAGAATAACAAGTACAAGGCAGTAGTAAAGGTCGCAGACATGG ATGCGGGTGGTACTTCCATAATGGCCTCTCTGGAGATCACACTGTGGGAGACCAATGACTTCCCTCCTGTGCTTGTCCCTGTGAGTGGCATTGTGTGCAGTAACAGAGAGAGACACCGACTCGGCCTGCTGATCAGTGCTGTAGATGATGACCTCGCCCCTCATGCAGACCCCTTCACCTTTGACCTGACTGATGGAGACCTGGCATCCAACTGGACCATCATACAGcttaatg AGACCCATGCAATGCTGCAGCCTGTGATAGATATAGACCAGGGGGAGTTCTCCATCCCCATTACTGTATCAGACTCGGGTTCACCTTCTCTCTCCTCCAGCGCACTAGTGAATGTGACAGTGTGTCCATGTGACAGGGCTGGACAGTGTATGAGTGCCACAGCTGCAGCCATTTTTGGAGCTAAAGTGGGCATCAACTTTATTGCCCTTATAATCATTACAACCAGCATTGCTCTTCTATCAT TGTTGCTGTTCCTTGCTGTGGCTGTGAGGAGCTGCACCAGGCCCGGCAATAAGAAAGGAGGAGGCCTGCTGATTGCCGAATCAGATGATGATGTGCGTGACAATGTATTCAACTACGATGAACAGGGCGGGGGAGAGGAGGATGAG GATGCCTTCAACATTGATCTCCTGAGGACCCCTAATGACATGGGTTTTCCCCCAGAATCCTTCAGTCAACTCGGatctggtcttccaaaatggaagCAGCCACTTCGAAAGGACGCGCCATACAATCTACCCTCACCTGCGTACCCACGCAAACCTCGAGGAGAGCCCACTGACATCGAAGATTTCATCAGTGAT TGCCTGGATGTTGCAGACAATGACCCTAACGTGCCTCCATTTGACACAGCTCTGATCTACGACTATGAAGGAGATGGTTCTCTGTCAGGCAGCCTGAGCTCCCTCGCTTCCTCTGGCTCAGATGAGGACCAGGACTATGATTACCTTAATGATTGGGGACCACGCTTCAAGAAACTGGCCAACATGTACGACCCACGCTAG